The Paenibacillus yonginensis genome segment GGGCGGCCCATCCGCTGTTCCGCATAGAAGAGGGCATGGAAATCCGGGTACCGCAAGGTTTGAATGAGATCGTGGTCTCCTATACGGCGGACAACAGGCTTGGCCGGACCGGTGAGGTGAGAGGCTGGCCGCAGCCTTTGGCGGATCGCCCGGACATCCGGCTTGACCGGACAGGAACCCCTGAGCAGGGAACGGCTGAAAAATATTATTTCGCCGGCCCTTTGCCGAGCGGGAGGGCGGGAATCTATGATCCCGCGAAAGGGGACGGTTTGGAGCTGGTTTTTCCGGTAGACAAGGTACCTTATTTGTCGGTTTGGGCCAATGATGGGGGATTTGAGGGCCAATACCATCTCGCACTGGAGCCCGCGACCGGATTTCTGGACGATCTGAGTTATGCCCGGAAGCACGGGCAGGCTGCAGAGGTCGGACCGGACCGTGTATACGAATGGTTTCTGGAAGTAAGCTGGATTTAAAACGGGAGCGGCTAGCGTAAGGAAGCTCGTGCAGCCAATTTTTTAACAAATGATATAATGACGGAAGAATAGAGGGGGAGATGAACAGGAAGATGAACCTGAGTGAGGAAAAGGAAAGATGAGCCGTATTCCTGCAGATCATTTGACCATAAAACGCATCTATGAGCCTTATGAAGCTGCGGATGGCTGCCGAATATTGGTAGACCGGCTGTGGCCGCGGGGCATTGCCAAAGAACAAGCCATGATCCAGGAATGGATGAAAGACGTGGCGCCAAGTCCCGGATTGCGGAAGTGGTTTGGTCATGAACCGGAGCGTTTTGAG includes the following:
- a CDS encoding DUF488 domain-containing protein, producing MSRIPADHLTIKRIYEPYEAADGCRILVDRLWPRGIAKEQAMIQEWMKDVAPSPGLRKWFGHEPERFEEFRDRYMLELEQEAVPRAAAAKIRDLAALQKVTLIYAAKDPVHNHALVLRDWLNSLE